CGGCCTCCGCGTGGACTTAATTGCAAGGCTTCCATTTCATTCTTTAAAAGACGTTCGCTCCAGAAGGGGCTGAGGATAGCATGTGAAGAACCAGTGGCATGGTCTTCCAATTGTTGTACCTTAGGAACCAGAGTGCGGGACACGAAATCAACCGAATCGCCCGGTGCAGTTACGGTGTAGCCGAAGGGCTCCAATTGAGCCAGGGCCTTAAAATCGGGTTTCATATCTCGTACTGCTTGCTCTGATTTAAGGAGCACCAAATCTTTATTGGAAGTGCTGAAATAATCGTGTACTTCTTGACCTAAGGCCGCTTCCAGTCCGTCAGGCATTTTCCCGTGATCGATCACTTCAATTGGTTCTATCCACAGGAAATAATCCGAATCATCGAAACCTATTTTCACAAAGCCATCAGCATAATGCAGCACCGCTTTAGATTCGCCTTTAATTTGATGCAGATAGGCCGCAGCGGCTAAGGAACCATGCCCACAGAGACCAATTTCAGAGTCGGGTGCAAACCACCAAACCTTATAATGACCGGGCTTAGTGGCTTGTAAATAGGTGGTCGCGGGCTGTTGCATTTCTTGAGCCATAGCCGCCATTTCTTCATGACTCCAGCTTTCGCTGATTTCGATTACAGCGGCGGTATTTCCCCTATAGCCATTATCGCGATCGTGAAAAACGGTGCAGATGCAAAAATTATCCATGGTATTTTAAAAGGGCCTAAAGTCTTGCTATTTAGGGTTTAACCCTGCATGTTCAGGCAAGTCAGAGTTCAGTGAATAGGCCTAAGCCTTTAATTTAAGAATCGGTTTTAGGTTTGGAATTGGAGTCCGAATTGGGTTTCGGTCGGCGTTTATTAAAGCGTCGTTTGGGTTTAGAAGCATTGTCCGGACGGGATCCATCCTCAGCTTTGGGGCCGTTTCCAGCTTTTTTATGCTGGGGCTTACGCGATTTATTGCCACCTTTTTGTGGAGGTCGATTCCCTTGGCTACGACCACGAGAATTACGAGAACGGCGCTCGGGTTCCTTCCATTCCGGGGCCTTGCCTAAGTCTTCTGGCGGACTAAGCTTTTCATAGTCCCGTTCTACGAAAGTTTCAATGCGCTTGAATTTATAAATCTCCTCTCCACTAATAAAGGTAATCGCCATGCCCTTTGCAGCAGCGCGGGCCGTTCGCCCTACACGGTGCACATAATCTTCGGCATCATTGGGTACATCGTAATTAATAACCAGGTCGATATCCTTGATATCAATACCACGGCTCAATACATCGGTGGCTACTAAAATGCGGGTTTTACGTGCCTTGAATTGCAGGAGAATCTTTTCCCTTTCGCTTTGCTCATAATCACTGGAAATGCCTTCTACATTAAGCCCTTTACGCTGTAAAGAAGCAACCAGCTTTTGAATTTTCTTCTTAGTAGAGCAGAAGATGATTATGCTTTTAAAGTCGGGATACTGCGCAATAATATGGCGCGCCAAGCCTTGCTTTTGCTCTTCATGGGCCATATAGACCATTTGGGTAACCCCTTCGGCTGGTTTGGAAACGGCTAAATTCACTTCCGCCGGATCCTGCAGAATTTCCTTAGCCAATTTGCGAATCTTAGGGGCCATGGTGGCGGAGAACATCAGAGATTGGCGTTGGGGCGGGCATTCCTGAATAATCCGCTTAATATCATCATAAAAGCCGATGTCTAGCATTCTATCGGCCTCATCTAAAATGAGGTATTGCAATTGATCCAGCTTCACATATTCATTGCGGATATGGGCTAAAAGCCGACCGGGAGTAGCAATAATAATATCGGTTCCTTCGCTTAGGGCGCGACGTTCAGCTTCCCATTCTGGGCCCGTACCGCCGCCATAAACAGCATAGGAGGTAAGGTCGGAAAAGTAGGCCAGACCTTGGATTTGTTGTTCAATTTGAATCGCTAATTCGCGAGTGGGGCAAAGAATCAAGCTGTCTATTACTCCTTTTTTACGCTGATCTACCAGCTTATGCAGGACAGGCAAAACAAAGGCCGCGGTTTTTCCGGTACCGGTTTGTGCGCATCCGATTATATCCTTACCCTCCAAAATTAATGGAATGGCTTGCTCCTGAATAGGGGTCGCTTCCTCAAAGTTCATATAGGATAGCGATTCCAGAAGGTCAGGATTTAAATTAAAATCTGAAAATTTCATAGTATATCAACTGCCTCGATTTCGGCATCGAGGGCTAAGGTCTTAAATAATCAGCGTATTGCGATTGTGGGAATGGAAATTCATGAAAGGTAGATTGTTAACAAAGTAGAAGCTCTTCTGTTTTGGAAAATATTTCCGGCTTAAGCTTTCAGCACTTAACTTAGCGGCAAAGCCAAATTCAATTTTAGATGCGTAAATACCTTCTTTGGGCCCTAGTGCCTTTATTTATGGCCTGTCAGAATACCGTTCAGGATAAGGGCCAGAAACTATCTTTTGCCATGTCGGGTGATATGCTTTTTGCTGGATCCAACACTTTACAAGGTGCAGGAGAAATCAATCTGCAAAACCTGGCCGAGAATATTGATGTTAAGGTCGATGCAATTAAATCGGTGAAAGTATCAGCTGCCAAGGTGGGCCTCAGTCCGGATCATCAGAAATTCACTGAGAGCGTTCTTTTACAGGTGCTCAGCAATAATGTGGAAATGGCTTCCATTGGTACCTTAAATCCTGTACCAGAATCCGGAACATTAGAGCTTAGCTTAGCGGAAGATGTGGATTTAAAGCCTTATTTGGAAGATGATGGTATGACCTGGGTTTTGGATATCAATATCAGCGAAGACTATATGGATGTGATGCCAGCAAAAGGTGAAGTTCAATTAATTATCGATTATATAGACTCTAAATAATAAAGCCATGAGAAACTTGATGTACAGCCTCTTAGTGAGCATTTTTAGCATTGGATTAGCCAGTGCGCAGGAAGATGGTGATCGCCTGATTGGAGTTTGGCAACCCAGTGCTGGCAATGCCTATGTGAAGATTGAGAAGATTGGCAATAAGTACTACGGTCGTATTGTTTGGTTAAAGGAGCCTAATGATGAAGAGGGTAAGCCTAAAACCGATGTTAATAATCCGGATGAATCACTGCGCAGCACTCCTTTAAAGGGCTATCGTATGCTTAAGGATTTTGTATGGGATGCAGAGGAGAAGATCTGGAAAGATGGAACTATTTACGATCCTAAAAATGGAACCACCTATAGCTGTAAGATCGAATTAACCGAAGAAAATAAAATTGAAGTACGTGGTTTTGTGGGTACTGCCGTGTTTGGACGTACCGATGTTTGGACCCGTCTGGTGAAAAAGAAATAAAGCTTTTATTCTTTGCAACAAAAAAGCCGCTTCGGATTTTTCGAGGCGGCTTTTTGCATTTAAATAAGTTATAAACTAAGGACTTACATAGGAAAGTCCAATGGTGAAGTAGGGGGTATTGGCAGGGCTATTCTCAATGAAATATGGATCATCGCTACCAAAGAGGCGCACAAAGTCGCCGCCACTATCTACATTAAAGCTGTAATTGATACGATAACCAATTTCGGCCGACATCCAGAAGAAACCGTGCACTTGACGGCTGTACGAAAGTCCCGCTCTAATTTCAGAACGACGCCATTCCAATTCTTGAGCATCGTAATAAGAGGGAACTGCAGGCATAATTCCAGGAGCAGTAGCATCTTTCAGGCTAAAGCTGGCGCCATTCACATTAAAACCTAAGCCCATATAACTTAAGCTATTGAAGCGATAGCGTAGCATAGCGCGAGCAGGCAGTAAAGCCTCTACACCCCATTTTTGGTTTTTATAAGTGTGATAATAATACACCACCGGAACATAATTAAGTGCGCCACCCAAATAGGTTCTGGATAAACCAAAAGCGTACATCAGGCGATCACTGGGCTTCCAGCCATATAAAACCGCTAGAGGGAATTTCAGCTGTCCAAAATCAATGCTATTGAAATCGTAATTGCCATTTAATTCTGTTTGCAATTGAGCCAGAATGAAATTCTTCTCATTGAAAGGCTTGAAAAGGGTAGCGGTGATATTCGCACGGTGGAAGTAGATTCGTCCAATACCTGAGTAAAGGGATGATTATAAGGATCTTCGATCTGATAATTTAAGAGCTGATAATTGACTCCTAGATTGATCAAGATGTTATTGCGGGAGATAATGGGGAAATTACTTACCAGAGAAAACTGTTGGGCCAAGGCAACTTGAACATCTTCCTCAGGGTGGAGAATGGAATTGGCCGCAGGGCCTACATTTAGGTTATGAGGCAATTGCTGGTTGTAAAAAACACCAATCAGGCTGGTGGGACTTTGGCCCAAAACCTTGTTTGTGCAATAGGCTTTGGCAGGAGGGGCGGCCAGTTCAAAATCTGAAAAGTCGAAATCATCTTCATCGGTAGAAGTGCTATCTTCTTGAGCGAGAACAGGTAGACTTAAAAAACAGGCAAGGAAAAACATTCCGATTTGCTTCATTCCGAATAATTTTAGATCACTAAAATAATCAGGGAAGTGAATCTTCCTACATTTCAACAAAATCCAAACATGAAAAAACTAGCTATTCTCTTCAGTTTAATCCTCACAGCCGGCTATGTTCAGGCTCAAAAAGCAGAAATAAAAATGCTTAACAGCTTAATGGATGATTGGCATAAGGCCGCCGCTCAGGCCAATTCGGAGGGTTTTTACGGAAAAATGGCAGAGGAGGGAATATATATCGGTACCGATGCATCAGAACGCTGGTTGCGCGACGAATTAAAAGCCTGGGCAAAACAAGCCTTTGAGCGCGATGTAGCTTGGGACTTCAAGCCCATTGAGCGCAATTGGCATTTTTTAGGGGATGATATTGCTATTGGCGATGAAAAGCTGGAAACCTGGATGGGGATTTGCCGTGCTACCGTGGTTTTAAAAAAGGTAGATGGTCAATGGCTAATCTATCATTACCACTTGGCGGTAACGGTGCCCAATGAGCAAATAGCAGACTTCAAAAAACTGCTCTATCCTGAGAATTAAGCAAATCTTGCCTAAATTAATAGTCAGCACAGGCATAATTTGCCAGCGCAATTTTTTACTTAAACGTTTATTTTGAGGCTATAACCAATAAATAAACCAAACATGAGAAATTGCTTAGCCTGTGATGGGATGATTGTGGGACGCATCGACAAAAAATTCTGCGATCACAATTGCCGCAATGCATATCACAATGATCGTAATCGATCCAGCCGAAATTATGTTCAGAAGGTTAACCGAAATTTAGCGCGTAACTATCGGATTCTGGAGGATTTAACTGAAAATGAAGTGGCTGAAGTTACACTTCCGGTATTAAAAGCCATGGGTTTTGATCCTCAGTATTTTACCTCCTTTGTGGATGATGATTCGGAAGGTGCTATTTTCTTTATTTATGATCTCAGTTATCAACAAATCGCCAACAATCTTGTTATACGCATTAAAGAATTGGAAACCTACCGGAATTCTGCATGACAATCAAGATTGTAAAAGCTTCTGAATCAATGGTATTCATCATAAGATGCTTTCACTTTAATTGTAGAACCCTGGTCTAGCGGCCGGGGTTTTTGTTGGCAGCATATTGACTGAAATGGCGCAATACATCCGACTTAGCTTTTTTTATTTCGATTCACCCAGGCAAAAATGGTGGGCCTTTAAGCAGATGCGATTGGCGCATAAATCCTTGCGTAGACAAAAAGGACTAAGCTTTTACAAGCTTATGGGCAGTGGCGCTGGTGAAGGTTTTAGTACCAAGCCGGATTGGCGGGTCTATTGTCTTTTGCAAGTTTGGGATGCCAAAGCTTCTGCGACAGAATTTGAATCTAGTCCTTGGTATCAAGAGCTGCTCAGTCGACAAAAGGGTATTTACCATTTTGAATTGAGTCCCTATCAATCTAAAGGCACTTGGAATGGCTTAAATCCCTTTGAATTGCAGCCGGAGCAAGATTTTCAATATATGGCAGTGCTTACCAGAGCCTCTATTAAACTGTCCTATTTAAGGGCCTTTTGGCGTTCGGTTCCTGCGGTTTCCCGGATTATTAAGGATCAAAGATCCCTTCTCTTTCAAAAGGGAATAGGTGAATGGCCCTTAATTGAGCAGGCGACCTTTAGCATTTGGAATCGTGAGGAAGCCATGCGGGATTTTGCCTATCAACAAAAAGAGCATCGGGCAGTGGTACAGAAAACCCGTAAATTGAACTGGTACCGCGAAGAGCAGTTTAGTCGCTTTGGACTGCTCAAGCACTATGGCCACTGGCCTGATCAAACATTTTCTAACTTAAAAAAAGAACAAACTGAATGATTCAAGAGCGAGAATCGATCGAACCTATTGACCACTTTCATGAAAAAGTTGAAAAACTAATTGGGAATGATACCAGTATTGGTATCGTGCTCTTTTTAAGTGCCTTAGCAGCTCTAATTGTAGCAAACTCCAGTTGGGGCGGCGAATGGTACCATCATATTTGGGAGACCAATATTGCCCTTTCTTTTGGAGACAAGAGCTTCGATATGAGCTTGCATCACCTGATTAATGATGGATTAATGGCCATCTTCTTCTTTATGGTGGGCCTCGAGATAAAACGCGAGTTTCTAATTGGTAGCCTAAATTCTTGGAAAAAGGCCTCTTTACCCATAGGAGCAGCCATAGGTGGTATGATGGCGCCCGCCTTGATTTATTTAATTTTCACCAGCGGTGAAGCCCAGAATGGTTGGGGGATCCCGATGGCTACCGACATTGCCTTTACCCTGGGACTTATCAATTTAGTGCGGAATCGAATTGTTAGATCCTTAAAGGTTTTCGTTACCTCTTTGGCGGTGGTAGATGATATTGGCGCCGTATTAGTGATCGCTCTTTTTTATACTTCAGAATTACACTTGGAACAGCTTTATTATGCCGGAGGCGTTTTAGCCTTTTTGCTGATTGCTAATCAATTAGGGGTTCGTTCTGTGCTCTTTTACACCTTCTTTGGAATTATGGGAATTTGGTCGGCTTTCTTCTATGCTGGTATTCACCCTACCATCGCTGGTATCCTCTTGGCTTTTACCATTCCCGCTCGAACCAAAATCACCCGTCGAAGTTTTATCCACTACGGTAGAAAGCTTTTTAATGCCTATGATCGCACTAAGAGTTTAGACGATCGACATAATAGCAGCCGTGAGGATCAACTCTTGGAGGAAATGGAAAATTTGGGCGATGAAGCCCGGGCTCCTTTGCAGAAAATAGAGTCTGGCTTGCACCATTTCGTATACTTTATCATTATGCCCTTATTCGCCTTTGCTAATGCCGGGGTAAGCCTGAGTGGTGATTTTTTCAGCATTATTGGCAGTGGTATCGGATTAGGGATTATCGCCGGACTGATTCTGGGAAAAATGATAGGCATTAGTGTTTTCAGTCGATTATTGGTGGCTCTGAAAATTGCTGAAATGCCCAAAGGAGCAGATTGGCGCCAGGTGATAGGGGTGGCCTTTTTAGCGGGAATTGGATTTACGATGTCTCTCTTTATTTCAGATCTCGCCTTCGAAAATCCGGAGCAAATTGGACAAGCCAAGATGGCCGTGCTTGTGGCTAGTTCTCTGGCAGCCCTTTTTGGACTTACGATTCTGGGAACGGGGAAGAAGCAAATGCCAAGCCCTTAAGTCAGCCTTATTTAATGTCATTTTTTGCAGGTGAATAGGGCTTTATGCCTTATTTTCGCGACCAAATAATGGCAAATTCAAATTCGCAATAATGAGCGTACTTGTAAATAAAGATTCGAAAGTTATCGTACAGGGTTTTACCGGAAGCGAAGGCA
The Croceimicrobium hydrocarbonivorans genome window above contains:
- a CDS encoding PhzF family phenazine biosynthesis protein, giving the protein MDNFCICTVFHDRDNGYRGNTAAVIEISESWSHEEMAAMAQEMQQPATTYLQATKPGHYKVWWFAPDSEIGLCGHGSLAAAAYLHQIKGESKAVLHYADGFVKIGFDDSDYFLWIEPIEVIDHGKMPDGLEAALGQEVHDYFSTSNKDLVLLKSEQAVRDMKPDFKALAQLEPFGYTVTAPGDSVDFVSRTLVPKVQQLEDHATGSSHAILSPFWSERLLKNEMEALQLSPRGGRFHCEMHMNQVLLKGKAQIWVQGQSKAKA
- a CDS encoding DEAD/DEAH box helicase, producing MKFSDFNLNPDLLESLSYMNFEEATPIQEQAIPLILEGKDIIGCAQTGTGKTAAFVLPVLHKLVDQRKKGVIDSLILCPTRELAIQIEQQIQGLAYFSDLTSYAVYGGGTGPEWEAERRALSEGTDIIIATPGRLLAHIRNEYVKLDQLQYLILDEADRMLDIGFYDDIKRIIQECPPQRQSLMFSATMAPKIRKLAKEILQDPAEVNLAVSKPAEGVTQMVYMAHEEQKQGLARHIIAQYPDFKSIIIFCSTKKKIQKLVASLQRKGLNVEGISSDYEQSEREKILLQFKARKTRILVATDVLSRGIDIKDIDLVINYDVPNDAEDYVHRVGRTARAAAKGMAITFISGEEIYKFKRIETFVERDYEKLSPPEDLGKAPEWKEPERRSRNSRGRSQGNRPPQKGGNKSRKPQHKKAGNGPKAEDGSRPDNASKPKRRFNKRRPKPNSDSNSKPKTDS
- a CDS encoding DUF2147 domain-containing protein, which codes for MRNLMYSLLVSIFSIGLASAQEDGDRLIGVWQPSAGNAYVKIEKIGNKYYGRIVWLKEPNDEEGKPKTDVNNPDESLRSTPLKGYRMLKDFVWDAEEKIWKDGTIYDPKNGTTYSCKIELTEENKIEVRGFVGTAVFGRTDVWTRLVKKK
- a CDS encoding nuclear transport factor 2 family protein produces the protein MKKLAILFSLILTAGYVQAQKAEIKMLNSLMDDWHKAAAQANSEGFYGKMAEEGIYIGTDASERWLRDELKAWAKQAFERDVAWDFKPIERNWHFLGDDIAIGDEKLETWMGICRATVVLKKVDGQWLIYHYHLAVTVPNEQIADFKKLLYPEN
- a CDS encoding DUF3291 domain-containing protein: MAQYIRLSFFYFDSPRQKWWAFKQMRLAHKSLRRQKGLSFYKLMGSGAGEGFSTKPDWRVYCLLQVWDAKASATEFESSPWYQELLSRQKGIYHFELSPYQSKGTWNGLNPFELQPEQDFQYMAVLTRASIKLSYLRAFWRSVPAVSRIIKDQRSLLFQKGIGEWPLIEQATFSIWNREEAMRDFAYQQKEHRAVVQKTRKLNWYREEQFSRFGLLKHYGHWPDQTFSNLKKEQTE
- the nhaA gene encoding Na+/H+ antiporter NhaA, yielding MIQERESIEPIDHFHEKVEKLIGNDTSIGIVLFLSALAALIVANSSWGGEWYHHIWETNIALSFGDKSFDMSLHHLINDGLMAIFFFMVGLEIKREFLIGSLNSWKKASLPIGAAIGGMMAPALIYLIFTSGEAQNGWGIPMATDIAFTLGLINLVRNRIVRSLKVFVTSLAVVDDIGAVLVIALFYTSELHLEQLYYAGGVLAFLLIANQLGVRSVLFYTFFGIMGIWSAFFYAGIHPTIAGILLAFTIPARTKITRRSFIHYGRKLFNAYDRTKSLDDRHNSSREDQLLEEMENLGDEARAPLQKIESGLHHFVYFIIMPLFAFANAGVSLSGDFFSIIGSGIGLGIIAGLILGKMIGISVFSRLLVALKIAEMPKGADWRQVIGVAFLAGIGFTMSLFISDLAFENPEQIGQAKMAVLVASSLAALFGLTILGTGKKQMPSP